The following is a genomic window from Patescibacteria group bacterium.
CGTCTATGTCGCCGGTAGCGATATTAAGCCCGCCTTTAAACTTATTATCATAAGCGTAAAATGAGCCTAGCACCTGGCCGCGGCCGTTAAAAATTTTTATTTCCGAATTTCCGCCCGTAGCTTGCGCGGCGATAATTTCATCACTGCCGTCATTGTTAACGTCGGCAGCGGCAATGTTAACGCCGCCGCGGAAATTACTGTTAAAAGCAAAGAATTGGCCGATCGGCTCTCCTTTCAGGTTAAAAATCCTGATATGCGGCCCGCCGCCAAGCCCGGCCGCGGTAATAATTTCCTGTTGGCCGTCATGATTTATGTCCCCGGAAGCAAAATTAACGCCGCCTTTAAAATTATTGGCGTAGGCGTAAAACTCGCTATCTTTTTTGCCGTCTTGATCGGTAATTTTTATAAGGCTGGCCAGGCCGTTTTTCGGCCCAATCAGCAATTTTTCAATTTTATTATTTAACAGGCTCTGCGCGTAATTAACCGCGGCCGCGATATTCAGCCTGCCTTTGCCAAGCTGGCCTAAATATTTCGGATTTAACCGACTGATATTATCCGTATTATCCAATAGCGTTTTTATAATCTGGTCTCGGTTTAAAGCCGGGTTAGCGCTGGCTATTAAAGCCAACGCGCCGCTTACCATGGGCACGGCGACCGAGGTACCGGACCAATAACCGTCATAATATTTATTAAACGGCTGGCCATTTAAGTAATTATCAGGCGAATAAACCACTGTGCTGAAAACACTGACCCCGGGCGCGGCAATATCAATGCATTTATTGCCAAAACTGGAAAAAGCCGCTTTCTGGTCTAAAGTATCGGTTGCGGCTACGCCGATTACTCGGTTCTCGCCGTTAGCGCCATCAAGGCAAACCGGATACATGGGAGTTTGATCCAAATAATAGCCATCTCCCTGGCCGACTTCATTGCCTCCGGCAGCCACCACGATTATTCCGGCGTTATAAGCGCGTTTTATGGCGTCATCAAGGCCTTGGCTGTAGCCAAAGCCGACAAAACTTAGATTTATAATATTAGCGCCGTTGGCGACCGCGTAATCAACCGCCTTGATAACTTTAGAAGCGCTGCCTTCGCCTTTGTCATCCAAAACTTTAAGCGGCATAATTTTCGCTTTCCAGGTTATGCCGGCTATGCCGGCGGCGTTATTGCCGGAAGCCGCGGCTATACCGGCGATAATCGTGCCGTGCAATATTCCGTCTTCGCTAAAATCCGGCTTAAACTTTGGCGACGGATCAGGCACATTATTGACAAAATCCCAGCCGTTAACATCATCAATAAAACCGTTTCTGTCATCATCAATATTGTTATCGGCGATTTCTTTTTTATTAAGCCAGATATTGCTTCTTAAATCGGGATGGCTGATTTGCACTCCTGAATCTAAAATGGCGATGACAATCTCGGGGCTTTCCCTTTTATTGTCCCAAGTTTCAATGGCTTTAACTTTTTGCAGATACCATTGATTATTGAAATAAGTATCAGACGGTATTATGGCGGCTTGATAAAGATAATTCGGCTCGGCATATTCCACTTCCGGCAAACCGCTATAATAATTTAAAAAATTATTAAAATCGCCTGCTTGAGCAATTTTAATGGCTATCGGTTCGGTTGAAGCTTTAAATTTCACCAATATTTCATCAGCGACAAAATTATTTTGGATAGCGCCAAAAGCATTATGGCCGGTGAATATAATCAGCCCAAATAAAAATATAATAAAAAAAGATGTTATATTCTTTTTCATAACATCTTTATTATAACATAAGTTGCCGGTATTTTTCAAATCTAAATTTTTTCCAAAAGCGCCAATGTTTCCCGGGCGCATTTAGCCAGGCTAAAGTCTTTTACTCTGATAAAACCGTTAGAGATTAATTGATCGGCCAATTCTCTGTCCAATAATATTTTCGCCATTTTTTGCGCCATATCATCCTTATCCCCCGGGTTGAAAAGCAAAGCTGAATCTTTAACAACTTCCCTTATGGAAGCGATATTGGAAGCCGCGACCGGCGTGCCGCAAACCATGGCCTGGAGCAAAGGTATGCCAAACCCTTCATAGAGCGAAGGAAAAACAAATAAAGCGGCGCCGTTATAAATATAAGGCATATCGGCTTCCGGCACCCAGCCGGTCATAATTACGTTATCTTCAAGATCATATTCGTTTATGACATATTTAATTTCATCATAGCCGGAGTCGGCTCTGCCTACTAAAACCAACTTAGGCTTTATCTGGCTGAATTTTTGCCTCATGATGGCATAAGCGCCGACCAGATTAGCGGTATTTTTCTTTTTTTCCAAGCGGCCGGCATAAAAAATATAAGGGGCTTTAATGTCATATTTATTTAAAACTTGTTTTATTTTTTCCGCGTCCTGAATCGGGCGATAAAGCGCGCCGTTAAAGCCGTTATAAACCACTTTAATTTTTTCCGCGTCAGCTTGATAAAATTCCACCATTTCTTTTTTAGTAAATTCAGACACCGCGATAATTGTTTTGGCGTGCTTGAGCGCGAATTTCGTTGACCAGCTATGATAATCAATAACATTTGAATGAAACTTGCCTAAAGTAAACAACCTGACTAAAAAATTGAAAACTCCGGAAATTAAGCCGCTGGCCGGGCCGATTTTATCCGAACTGTAAAGTTTGGCCTGGCGCTCAAAACCTATGTCATGGATAGTAACGATTGATTTTTTCGGATGAATAACCGGCAGAGTGTGAGCCGGTATGAAAAGTACGTCTGCCCGATGCATTAACATTTCATAAGACAAGCGAATTTGCGTCCAAAAAAAAGTAAAAGGCCAGTTTAAAATTTTAACGCGGAAATTACAATTTGGACTTTTAATTTCTTGCCAGCCGTAGCCGTCTATTTTACCCGGCTTAGCCGAATAATTTTCATCGGTTAAATCAGCTAAGCCGCCGGTTAAAGGCTTATCACTATATAAAATATATTGATTTTTTGAATCAATTTTAGCCAGCTCTCTTATCAAATAATAAGAATACCACTCCGTACCGCCTTTAAATTTTCTATTCGCCCTTGAGGCGTCAATGCCGATAAGCATAAAAATTGTATATAATATTGGGCTAAATTTAGAAAATTTTCGTGCGAGGACTGCCTGCCTGCCGGCAGGCAGGTTTGAGGAGCTTTAAGCGACGAGTTCCGCAGTAGAAAATTTACTAAATTTAGCCCAATTAATATGTAGTATAATAATTTTATTTCGTCGCAAAAATACTCCGTTTATACGAGTCCAAATTCTCAAGCGCTATCCCCGTGCCTTTGGCCACGCAAAGAAGCGCGTCGTCCGCCACGTAAGCCGGCACGTCGGTGGTGCGTGAAAGCAACTGGTCAATGTTTCTTAGGAGCGACGAGCCGCCCGAGAGTACCATGCCTTTATCCATAATGTCGGCGGCTAATTCCGGCGGAGTATCCTGCAAAACTCTTTTAGCGGCTTGGATTATAGCTTCCAGCTCATTTTGAATCGCTTCGGTAACATCATCGGAATTAACCATAATATTTCTCGGTAAGCCGGTAATCATATCGCGGCCGCGTATTTCCATGGTTAATTTGTCTTCCAAATATAAAGCGCTGCCGATTTTAATTTTAGTCTCCTCGGCCGTTCTTTCGCCGATGGCTAAATTATATTTTCGCCTGATAAATTCCTGAATGGCCGCGTCAAATTTATTGCCGCCGATGCGCACCGAAGTTGAAGTTACTACTCCGCCTAGTGAAATTACCGCCATTTCCGCCGTGCCGCCGCCAATATCAATAATCATATGCCCGGAAGCCGAACCGATGGGAATATCGGCGCCGATAGCCGCGGCAATCGGCTCTTTTATAATATAAGCCGCTCTGGCTCCGGCCGCGAT
Proteins encoded in this region:
- a CDS encoding rod shape-determining protein, with the protein product MTLYLMFIKRIGIDLGTTYTLVHLPKRGIIINEPSVVAISLIDKKILAVGNEAKDMLGRTPDTIVAIKPLKDGVIADYHTTEAMLRYFINKALGGIRLFRPEVMVAVPAGITSTERRAVIDATIAAGARAAYIIKEPIAAAIGADIPIGSASGHMIIDIGGGTAEMAVISLGGVVTSTSVRIGGNKFDAAIQEFIRRKYNLAIGERTAEETKIKIGSALYLEDKLTMEIRGRDMITGLPRNIMVNSDDVTEAIQNELEAIIQAAKRVLQDTPPELAADIMDKGMVLSGGSSLLRNIDQLLSRTTDVPAYVADDALLCVAKGTGIALENLDSYKRSIFATK
- a CDS encoding S8 family serine peptidase, whose product is MKKNITSFFIIFLFGLIIFTGHNAFGAIQNNFVADEILVKFKASTEPIAIKIAQAGDFNNFLNYYSGLPEVEYAEPNYLYQAAIIPSDTYFNNQWYLQKVKAIETWDNKRESPEIVIAILDSGVQISHPDLRSNIWLNKKEIADNNIDDDRNGFIDDVNGWDFVNNVPDPSPKFKPDFSEDGILHGTIIAGIAAASGNNAAGIAGITWKAKIMPLKVLDDKGEGSASKVIKAVDYAVANGANIINLSFVGFGYSQGLDDAIKRAYNAGIIVVAAGGNEVGQGDGYYLDQTPMYPVCLDGANGENRVIGVAATDTLDQKAAFSSFGNKCIDIAAPGVSVFSTVVYSPDNYLNGQPFNKYYDGYWSGTSVAVPMVSGALALIASANPALNRDQIIKTLLDNTDNISRLNPKYLGQLGKGRLNIAAAVNYAQSLLNNKIEKLLIGPKNGLASLIKITDQDGKKDSEFYAYANNFKGGVNFASGDINHDGQQEIITAAGLGGGPHIRIFNLKGEPIGQFFAFNSNFRGGVNIAAADVNNDGSDEIIAAQATGGNSEIKIFNGRGQVLGSFYAYDNKFKGGLNIATGDIDGDGEDEIVTGLAAGKIPEVRIFKAGGILQGQFLAYPKTFRGGVKVTIASVRSGSRGNRADIITAPEKNGGPHIKFFDGKGNLLSHFFAFNSNFRGGVNLAKADVDNDGLDEIITAAGPGGAPHVRVFKADGRIVGSFYAYEESFGGGVSVGSIKINK
- a CDS encoding glycosyltransferase family 1 protein gives rise to the protein MLIGIDASRANRKFKGGTEWYSYYLIRELAKIDSKNQYILYSDKPLTGGLADLTDENYSAKPGKIDGYGWQEIKSPNCNFRVKILNWPFTFFWTQIRLSYEMLMHRADVLFIPAHTLPVIHPKKSIVTIHDIGFERQAKLYSSDKIGPASGLISGVFNFLVRLFTLGKFHSNVIDYHSWSTKFALKHAKTIIAVSEFTKKEMVEFYQADAEKIKVVYNGFNGALYRPIQDAEKIKQVLNKYDIKAPYIFYAGRLEKKKNTANLVGAYAIMRQKFSQIKPKLVLVGRADSGYDEIKYVINEYDLEDNVIMTGWVPEADMPYIYNGAALFVFPSLYEGFGIPLLQAMVCGTPVAASNIASIREVVKDSALLFNPGDKDDMAQKMAKILLDRELADQLISNGFIRVKDFSLAKCARETLALLEKI